The following coding sequences are from one Humulus lupulus chromosome X, drHumLupu1.1, whole genome shotgun sequence window:
- the LOC133803568 gene encoding diacylglycerol kinase 4-like isoform X3: protein MQGLEIEGELPEKKTCYEGVFYNYFSIGMDAQVAYDFHHLRNEKPYLAQGPISNKGTNKYFKAACQKGQLLRMGANYCSVKCKSYCCFKSS from the exons ATGCAGGGGTTGGAGATTGAAGGGGAGTTGCCTGAGAAAAAGACTTGTTATGAAGGAGTATTTTATAATTACTTTAGCATAG GAATGGATGCTCAGGTGGCTTACGACTTTCATCATTTACGTAATGAGAAACCTTACCTGGCACAAGGACCAATTTCTAATAAG GGGACTAACAAATATTTTAAGGCTGCATGTCAAAAAGGTCAATTGCTCAGAATGGGAGCAAATTACTGTTCCGTCAAG TGTAAGAGCTATTGTTGCTTTAAATCTTCATAA
- the LOC133803568 gene encoding diacylglycerol kinase 7-like isoform X1 codes for MQGLEIEGELPEKKTCYEGVFYNYFSIGMDAQVAYDFHHLRNEKPYLAQGPISNKLIYSGYSCGQGWFFTPCTSDPQLRGLTNILRLHVKKVNCSEWEQITVPSSVRAIVALNLHNYGSGRHPWGNLKPDYLEKVYISPRDNVNFHWVC; via the exons ATGCAGGGGTTGGAGATTGAAGGGGAGTTGCCTGAGAAAAAGACTTGTTATGAAGGAGTATTTTATAATTACTTTAGCATAG GAATGGATGCTCAGGTGGCTTACGACTTTCATCATTTACGTAATGAGAAACCTTACCTGGCACAAGGACCAATTTCTAATAAG CTGATCTATTCTGGTTATAGTTGCGGTCAAGGTTGGTTCTTTACACCTTGTACAAGTGATCCACAATTAAG GGGACTAACAAATATTTTAAGGCTGCATGTCAAAAAGGTCAATTGCTCAGAATGGGAGCAAATTACTGTTCCGTCAAG TGTAAGAGCTATTGTTGCTTTAAATCTTCATAACTATGGAAGTGGACGACATCCCTGGGGTAATCTGAAGCCAGATTATTTGGAAAAGGTATATATCTCTCCTCGAGATAATGTTAATTTTCATTGGGTTTGTTAG
- the LOC133803568 gene encoding diacylglycerol kinase 3-like isoform X2, which produces MDAQVAYDFHHLRNEKPYLAQGPISNKLIYSGYSCGQGWFFTPCTSDPQLRGLTNILRLHVKKVNCSEWEQITVPSSVRAIVALNLHNYGSGRHPWGNLKPDYLEKVYISPRDNVNFHWVC; this is translated from the exons ATGGATGCTCAGGTGGCTTACGACTTTCATCATTTACGTAATGAGAAACCTTACCTGGCACAAGGACCAATTTCTAATAAG CTGATCTATTCTGGTTATAGTTGCGGTCAAGGTTGGTTCTTTACACCTTGTACAAGTGATCCACAATTAAG GGGACTAACAAATATTTTAAGGCTGCATGTCAAAAAGGTCAATTGCTCAGAATGGGAGCAAATTACTGTTCCGTCAAG TGTAAGAGCTATTGTTGCTTTAAATCTTCATAACTATGGAAGTGGACGACATCCCTGGGGTAATCTGAAGCCAGATTATTTGGAAAAGGTATATATCTCTCCTCGAGATAATGTTAATTTTCATTGGGTTTGTTAG